The Magnetospirillum sp. WYHS-4 genome segment GGCGCACTTCGGCCAGACGGACCGGGATGCCGGGGCGCAGGCCCTGTTTGGGCGTGCGGCCGATCAGGTCGCCGGCGTTGGCGATGGTGTCGTTCTGCATGCGGTCGGCCCGCAGCTTGATCCACTGGATGTCCTTCTCGGCGATCATCTCGCCGGCCAGGACCCGACGATTCAGGGTCGGCACCTCGGCGACCCGGTAGACGATTCCGGAGAAACGATGGCGCTTGGCCTTCGGATCGCCGGCCGGAGCCGCGACCAGAGCGGTGAACCGCTGGGTGCGGGCGTCGAAGACCACGTCCTCGACCGCAAGCGTGGGCTCGGCGTCGACCGGCAGGTTGATGCGTGTCGCGCGGTTGGACAATTCCGCCTCCATCCCCGAACCGACACCCTTGTCGGCCAGGGCGGCAAGGATGCGTTCCTCGATTTCCTCGCGGGCAATGGCAACGCTGTCGCGCTGCACCGTGATCTGGTCGAGCCGGCTGAGCGGCCGCCAATCTAGCTTGTGGGTCTGCGCCGTCTTGGCCAGCCAGCGATAGTCGAACGTCGCCTTCTCGCCCGGTTCGGGGGCATAGGCGACGTTGGTGTTGGCCTTGTCTCCCGCATTCGCGAAAAGGTCGCCCAGGCGGACGAAATTGCCGGTCACCACCGCGTAGTCGTGCAGCATGACCGGATTGGCCGACAGACCCTTGGCCGCGGCCTTCTCGGCGCCCACCGCCGGGGCGGCCGCAAGGGCCAGCCCCAGAAAGAGAGTGGAGAGGGAAAGGATGGATTTCATGGCCTACCTCGTCACGACTAGCGGAGCTGACCCGCGGTGCTCATCATTTCGTCGGAGGTCTTGATGACCTTCGAGTTCATTTCATAGGCACGCTGGGCGGAGATCAGATTGGAGATTTCCTCCACCGCATTGACGTTGGCGGTTTCCAGGAAGCCCTGGAGGATCGAGCCGAAACCGGTGGCCTGCGGGTTGCCCTGGGTGGCGGCGCCGGAAGCCGGGGTCTCGAGCAGGAGGTTGTCGCCGATGGCCTGCAAGCCGGCCTCGTTGGGGAAGGTGGCGATCTGGATCTGGCCGACGTTCTGCAGCGCGACTTGACCCTCGATCTTGGCCAGTACCTGACCCGAGGCGTTGATGGTCACGTCGATGGCGTTGTTGGGCAGGGTGATGCCGGGCAACACCGTGTAGCCGTCGTGGGTGACCACTTGTCCCTGGGCGTTGAGCTGGAACGTGCCGTCCCGCGTGTAGGCGGTCTCGCCGGAAGGCAGGCGGACCTGGAAGAAGCCCTTCCCTTGGATCGCCATGTCGAAGGTGTTGTCGGTGGCCGAAAGGTTGCCCTGCTCGTGGATGCGGTAGACCGCGGCCATCTTGACGCCCAGGCCGATCTGCACGCCGGCCGGCACGATGGTGCCGGCATCGGAGGAGGTCCCGCCGACACGTCGGTAATTCTGGTAGAGCAGGTCGTGGAATTCCGTCCGGCGCCGCATGAAGCCCGTGGTGTTCATGTTGGCCAGGTTGTTCGAAATGACTTCGACGTTCTTCTGCTGGGCCAACATCCCCGTAGCGGCGATACTGAGCGATCTCATGGTTCCCGTCCTTCTTATCCGTCTTGTCTTGCCGGCTTTGCCGGTCTCTTTTCCCGTTCTCGCGGTCGCTGGCGAAAGAGGCCCTACGCGGCCCGCGACAGTTCTTCCGCCATCTTCCGGATGCGCTCGTGCTCCTTGTCCATCAAGCTCTTGACGCTGGAATAGGAGCGGCTGACGTCGATCATGCGAGTGATCTCGAGGATAGGCTCGACGTTGGACC includes the following:
- the flgA gene encoding flagellar basal body P-ring formation chaperone FlgA, which translates into the protein MKSILSLSTLFLGLALAAAPAVGAEKAAAKGLSANPVMLHDYAVVTGNFVRLGDLFANAGDKANTNVAYAPEPGEKATFDYRWLAKTAQTHKLDWRPLSRLDQITVQRDSVAIAREEIEERILAALADKGVGSGMEAELSNRATRINLPVDAEPTLAVEDVVFDARTQRFTALVAAPAGDPKAKRHRFSGIVYRVAEVPTLNRRVLAGEMIAEKDIQWIKLRADRMQNDTIANAGDLIGRTPKQGLRPGIPVRLAEVRRPVLVPKNGLVTMTLHTPLMMLTAQGIAQEDGSEGDTIRIMNTKSRTLVEAVVTGASKAAVRTTTHVLSN
- the flgG gene encoding flagellar basal-body rod protein FlgG is translated as MRSLSIAATGMLAQQKNVEVISNNLANMNTTGFMRRRTEFHDLLYQNYRRVGGTSSDAGTIVPAGVQIGLGVKMAAVYRIHEQGNLSATDNTFDMAIQGKGFFQVRLPSGETAYTRDGTFQLNAQGQVVTHDGYTVLPGITLPNNAIDVTINASGQVLAKIEGQVALQNVGQIQIATFPNEAGLQAIGDNLLLETPASGAATQGNPQATGFGSILQGFLETANVNAVEEISNLISAQRAYEMNSKVIKTSDEMMSTAGQLR